From Candidatus Effluviviaceae Genus I sp., the proteins below share one genomic window:
- a CDS encoding DUF370 domain-containing protein, with product MNSFLLNIGFGNVVASHRVVAIVTPGSAPVKRLKDHAKRAGKLVDATQGRRTRAVIVTDSDHVILSAVAAETITQRLEGRDGAVEG from the coding sequence GTGAACAGCTTCCTCCTCAACATCGGCTTCGGCAACGTGGTCGCCTCGCACAGGGTCGTCGCGATCGTCACGCCCGGCTCGGCGCCGGTCAAGCGCCTCAAGGACCACGCGAAGCGCGCCGGCAAGCTCGTGGACGCGACGCAGGGCCGCCGCACGCGCGCGGTCATCGTGACGGACAGCGACCACGTCATCCTCTCCGCGGTTGCCGCCGAGACGATCACCCAGAGGCTCGAGGGCCGCGACGGCGCGGTCGAGGGCTAG